The Benincasa hispida cultivar B227 chromosome 11, ASM972705v1, whole genome shotgun sequence genome has a segment encoding these proteins:
- the LOC120091543 gene encoding beta-glucuronosyltransferase GlcAT14B translates to MKKLRTYYMHLRHPPNMERRWIFPLAIGSMVSLFLLFLSMVTSPGGTPLFPFYKSVAVSSSFFVESKLHPVPISSLPPPPRFAYLISGSIGEGNMLKRTLEALYHPINRYVLHLDLESPPEERLDLQNYVQNHPIFKKFGNVKVITKANLITYRGPTMVANTLHAAAILLREGGDWDWFINLSASDYPLVTQDDLLHTFSYLPRDLNFIDHTSNIGWKESQRAKPVIIDPGLYMSKKADVFWITQRRSVPTAFKLFTGSAWMALSRPFIDYCIWGWENLPRIVLMYYANFISSPEGYFHTVICNAQQFQNTTVNSDLHFISWDNPPKQHPHHLNVNDMQRMVDSNAPFARKFVGEDPVLDEIDKQLLQKRPNMVVAGGWCIGSHENGTDPCSITGSTNALKPGPGAKRLETLINSLLSEANFRPRQCK, encoded by the exons ATGAAGAAATTAAGGACTTACTATATGCATTTGAGACACCCACCAAACATGGAGCGGCGATGGATCTTCCCATTAGCGATAGGTTCGATGGTTTCTCTgttccttctctttctttcaATGGTGACCTCTCCCGGAGGGACCCCTTTGTTTCCGTTTTACAAATCGGTGGCTGTTTCGAGTTCGTTCTTTGTTGAATCGAAGCTTCATCCGGTTCCAATTTCATCGCTTCCTCCGCCTCCGCGATTTGCGTACCTAATTTCGGGTTCAATCGGAGAGGGCAACATGTTGAAAAGGACccttgaagctctgtaccatcCGATTAATCGGTATGTTTTGCATTTGGACCTCGAATCGCCGCCAGAGGAGCGGCTGGATCTGCAAAATTATGTGCAGAATCATCCcatttttaagaaatttggGAATGTGAAAGTCATTACTAAGGCTAATCTTATTACTTATCGTGGCCCGACTATGGTGGCCAATACATTGCACGCGGCGGCGATTTTGCTCCGAGAAGGTGGTGATTGGGATTGGTTTATTAACCTCAGTGCTTCGGATTATCCTCTTGTTACACAAGATG ATCTGCTGCATACTTTTTCTTACTTGCCTCGTGATCTCAATTTCATTGATCATACTAGTAACATTGGATGGAAAGA GAGTCAGAGGGCTAAACCAGTGATTATTGATCCGGGGTTGTATATGTCGAAGAAGGCTGATGTGTTTTGGATTACACAGCGGAGAAGTGTGCCAACAGCCTTTAAACTCTTTACag GTTCCGCTTGGATGGCGCTTTCTCGGCCATTTATTGACTACTGCATATGGGGGTGGGAAAACCTACCTCGAATCGTCCTCATGTATTATGCAAACTTCATATCTTCCCCAGAAGGATACTTTCACACCGTCATCTGTAATGCTCAACAGTTCCAAAACACGACTGTGAACAGCGACCTCCATTTCATATCATGGGACAATCCTCCCAAACAGCATCCTCACCATCTCAATGTCAATGACATGCAAAGGATGGTGGACAGCAATGCTCCATTTGCAAGAAAGTTCGTTGGAGAAGATCCTGTACTCGATGAAATTGACAAGCAACTTCTACAAAAACGTCCCAACATGGTAGTTGCTGGTGGTTGGTGCATTGGAAGCCACGAAAATGGGACTGATCCATGCTCGATTACCGGTAGTACTAATGCATTGAAACCTGGTCCTGGAGCAAAACGACTTGAAACCCTCATCAACTCTCTATTATCCGAAGCGAATTTTCGACCTAGACAGTGCAAATAA